From Paenibacillus antri:
CGTGCACGCCGGCGGGCGTCATCGAGATGATGCGCTCGGCGGGGATTTCCGTAGACGGCAAGCGCGTCGCGGTCATCGGCCGGAGCAACATCGTCGGCAAGCCGATGGCGGCGCTGCTCATCCGAGAGAACGCGACCGTGACGGTGTGCCACTCGAAGACGGCGAACCTGCAGGAAGTAACGCGAGAAGCGGACGTCATCGTCGCGGCGATCGGCCGGCCGAACTTCGTTACGCCGGAATATGTGAAGCCGGGCGCGGTCGTTATCGACGTCGGCGTCAACCGACTGCCGGACGGGAAGTTGGCCGGCGACGTCGACTTCGAGGCGGTGAAGGAAATCGCGTCCGCGATTACGCCCGTACCGGGCGGCGTCGGCCGGATGACGATCGCGATGCTCATGAAAAACACGGTCGAAGCGGCCCGGAAGACGTTGGAGTCGTCGCGGTGAGTCAAGGGCAAAACCAGAAAGTCTTTTCGGTTCGGGATATAACGAGATATATCAAAATGAAGATGGATGCCGACGCCGTGCTGCAGAACGTATGGGTGCGCGGCGAAATTTCGAACTTCACGAGGCATTCGAGCGGGCACTTATATTTTACTTTGAAAGATAAGGACAGCCGCATCAAGTGCGTGATGTTCGCCGGTCAAGCGTCCCGCCTGCCGTTCGCGCCGAAGGAAGGCGCGCGGGTCGTGGCGAACGGCAGCGTGTCGGTGTACGAACGGGACGGGCAGTACCAAATGTACGTGAACGGCATGCAGCCGGACGGCATCGGCAGCCTGTATCTCGCCTTCGAACAGCTGAAGAAGAAGCTGGATGAAGAGGGGTTGTTCTCCGCGGCGCGGAAGAAGCCGATTCCGACGTTCCCGACGGCGATCGGCGTCATTACGTCGCCGACGGGGGCGGCCGTGCGCGACATTATCATCACGCTGCAGCGGCGGAACCCGGCGGTGCCGGTTTTGCTGTATCCGGTTTCGGTGCAAGGCGAGGCGGCGGCGCCTTCGATCGTGAAGGCGATACGCGCCATGAACGAACGCCGCGAGGTCGACGTGCTCATCGTCGGCCGCGGCGGCGGCTCGCTCGAAGAGCTGTGGGCGTTCAACGAAGAGGCGGTCGCCCGGGCGATCGCGGCCTCTAGCATCCCGATCATCTCGGCGGTCGGCCACGAGACGGATACGACGATCGCCGACTTCGTCGCGGATCTTCGCGCGGCGACGCCGACGGCCGCCGCGGAGCTCGCCGTGCCCAGCCGCCTCGAGCTGCGCGACACGATCGGGCATCTGCGCAGACGGATGACGGGGGCGTTGCAAGGCGCGGTGCAGTCGCGCCGCGAGGCGCTCCTGCGGCTTCGCCGTTCGCCGTTCCTGACGAATCCGAAGCGGCAGCTGATGATGCAGCAGACGGAACGGCTCGACCGGCATACGGCCGCGCTGCAATATCACGCGAAGACGGCGCTGCGAACCGCGGGCGATCGGTTCGTTCGGCTCGATCGGCGTCTCTCATCGGTCAGCCCGAGGGAAGCGGCGCGCCATGCCGCCAAGGGGCTCGACGTCGCGAAGCTGAAGCTGCTGCAGCGGATGAACGCGATCATTCGCGATCGCGGCCACGCGTTCGACATGCACGCGAAGCGCCTCGACGCGCTTAGTCCGCTGAAGGTGATGCAGCGGGGCTACAGCCTGGTCTACGACGAGAACAAGCGCCTGGTCAAAACGGTGGGAGACGTGCAGCTCGGCGACATGGTCCGCGTGCGGCTCGCGGACGGCGAGCTCGACTGCACCGTATGGTCGATGAAGGGGGAAACAAGCAGTGACTGAACCAACGATCGGCTTCGAAGAAGCGATGGAGAAGCTGGAAACCATCGTCGCGAAGCTCGAGAGCGGCGACGTGCCGCTCGAGGAAGCGATCGAGCTCTTCCAGGAAGGCATGCGGCTGTCCCGCATCTGCAGCCAGAAGCTCGAAACCGTCGAACGAAAAATCGAGATGCTGCTCGAAGAGGACGGACAGACGGTGAAGAAGCCGTTCGGCGCCGCGCTCGACAAGGGGGATCCCGTTGAATAACGCAAGAAGCGAATCGATCGAAGCCTACCTGGCTTATGTCGCCGGCCGCGTCGCGGACGAGCTCGGCACGATCGTGCCCGAGGCGTGGGACGTGCCCGCGCCGCTGCGCGAGTCGATGGCGTATTCGCTGCTCGCGGGCGGGAAGCGGCTGCGTCCGGCGTTCGCGCTCGCCGCCGCCGAGGCGGCCGGCGGCGATCCGGAAGAAGCGCTTCCGGCCGCCTGCGCGGTGGAGCTGATCCATACGTATTCGCTCATCCACGACGATCTGCCCGCGATGGACGACGACGACTTCCGCCGCGGCCGCCCGACGAACCACAAGGTATTCGGGGAGGCGATGGCCATCCTCGCGGGCGACGCGCTGCTCACGCACGCGTTCCACGTGCTCGCGACGATGCCGGATCGGTTCCCGCGCGTGTCGGCGTCCGCCGCGCTTCGCATCGTGAAGGAGCTGGCGGCGTACGCCGGCGCGCCCGGCATGGTCGGCGGACAAGCCGCGGATATGCTCGGCGAGC
This genomic window contains:
- a CDS encoding polyprenyl synthetase family protein, producing the protein MNNARSESIEAYLAYVAGRVADELGTIVPEAWDVPAPLRESMAYSLLAGGKRLRPAFALAAAEAAGGDPEEALPAACAVELIHTYSLIHDDLPAMDDDDFRRGRPTNHKVFGEAMAILAGDALLTHAFHVLATMPDRFPRVSASAALRIVKELAAYAGAPGMVGGQAADMLGEQGETTLAQLEYIHLHKTSDLVVASLRAGAIVAGANEEQLESLAVYGRSIGLAFQIQDDILDLVGDASKLGKSTQSDVAQGKVTYPYLVGLAASKAKVEELTAAGKSAVSGGALPAPERLLQMADYLITREY
- the xseA gene encoding exodeoxyribonuclease VII large subunit, whose product is MSQGQNQKVFSVRDITRYIKMKMDADAVLQNVWVRGEISNFTRHSSGHLYFTLKDKDSRIKCVMFAGQASRLPFAPKEGARVVANGSVSVYERDGQYQMYVNGMQPDGIGSLYLAFEQLKKKLDEEGLFSAARKKPIPTFPTAIGVITSPTGAAVRDIIITLQRRNPAVPVLLYPVSVQGEAAAPSIVKAIRAMNERREVDVLIVGRGGGSLEELWAFNEEAVARAIAASSIPIISAVGHETDTTIADFVADLRAATPTAAAELAVPSRLELRDTIGHLRRRMTGALQGAVQSRREALLRLRRSPFLTNPKRQLMMQQTERLDRHTAALQYHAKTALRTAGDRFVRLDRRLSSVSPREAARHAAKGLDVAKLKLLQRMNAIIRDRGHAFDMHAKRLDALSPLKVMQRGYSLVYDENKRLVKTVGDVQLGDMVRVRLADGELDCTVWSMKGETSSD
- the xseB gene encoding exodeoxyribonuclease VII small subunit: MEKLETIVAKLESGDVPLEEAIELFQEGMRLSRICSQKLETVERKIEMLLEEDGQTVKKPFGAALDKGDPVE
- the folD gene encoding bifunctional methylenetetrahydrofolate dehydrogenase/methenyltetrahydrofolate cyclohydrolase FolD, which translates into the protein MTALILDGKKIANELMARLHKEIDSLIESGARPGLAVVLVGEDPASQVYVRNKEKACADLGIHSVVHRLDSDTSQDKLIDLIRALNESSEIHGILVQKPLPGHIDDKAVIGAISAEKDVDGFHPISVGNLLIGDEGFVPCTPAGVIEMMRSAGISVDGKRVAVIGRSNIVGKPMAALLIRENATVTVCHSKTANLQEVTREADVIVAAIGRPNFVTPEYVKPGAVVIDVGVNRLPDGKLAGDVDFEAVKEIASAITPVPGGVGRMTIAMLMKNTVEAARKTLESSR